One genomic window of Candidatus Binataceae bacterium includes the following:
- a CDS encoding Rieske 2Fe-2S domain-containing protein: MANFVKVARRDEIPDGRGKTVEAGGRKIALFNAGGRFYAIDDSCRHRGGPLGEGDLIGTTVVCPWHGWEYNVTNGENLDDPGVKVGCFAVRVDGDDILIEA, translated from the coding sequence GTGGCAAACTTCGTCAAAGTCGCACGGCGCGATGAAATTCCCGACGGCCGCGGCAAAACGGTAGAAGCCGGCGGACGCAAGATCGCGCTGTTCAATGCGGGCGGCCGCTTCTATGCGATCGACGACTCCTGCCGCCATCGCGGCGGCCCGCTCGGCGAGGGCGATCTGATCGGCACGACCGTAGTCTGTCCGTGGCACGGATGGGAGTACAACGTGACCAACGGCGAAAACCTCGACGACCCTGGGGTCAAGGTCGGCTGCTTCGCCGTGCGTGTCGACGGCGACGACATCCTGATTGAAGCCTGA